The Saccharothrix variisporea genome has a segment encoding these proteins:
- a CDS encoding TetR/AcrR family transcriptional regulator yields MRRASVETREHVLRVAHDLFYWHGIRATGVDRVAEAAGVAPTTLYRLFADKDELIAAYVERADRETRAWFTAAVESAGPDPRAQILAVFDTLNERIGPDQCRGCTFLMALAEFPDEHVPAHRRAVASKSWVRERMGELTARLGVDDPEALADQLVLIMEGVNASTQGLRGPAHQARALAEAILPPP; encoded by the coding sequence ATGCGGCGTGCCTCTGTCGAAACCCGCGAACACGTGCTGCGGGTGGCACACGACCTGTTCTACTGGCACGGCATCCGCGCCACCGGCGTGGACCGCGTCGCCGAGGCGGCGGGCGTCGCCCCGACCACGCTGTACCGGCTGTTCGCCGACAAGGACGAGCTGATCGCCGCCTACGTCGAACGCGCCGACCGGGAGACCCGGGCCTGGTTCACCGCCGCCGTGGAAAGTGCCGGCCCCGACCCGAGGGCGCAGATCCTGGCCGTGTTCGACACGCTCAACGAGCGCATCGGCCCGGACCAGTGCCGGGGCTGCACGTTCCTGATGGCGCTGGCGGAGTTCCCCGACGAGCACGTGCCCGCGCACCGCCGGGCCGTGGCGTCGAAGTCCTGGGTCCGGGAGCGGATGGGCGAGCTGACCGCGCGGCTGGGCGTGGACGACCCGGAGGCGCTGGCCGACCAGCTGGTGCTGATCATGGAGGGCGTCAACGCCTCGACCCAGGGCCTGCGCGGACCCGCCCACCAGGCCCGCGCCCTGGCCGAAGCCATCCTGCCGCCTCCCTGA